The DNA window GGTCGCGGAACAGGTCGGATCGCCGCTGCGCGACTTCGATCGCCGCTTGGAGGAACGGGAGCGGGCCACCCCTGCGCGCGAGCACCGCCGCGAGGATCTCCTCGTCGCTCCTCCCAGCGATGGCcttccgcgccgtcgccgtggcatCCTCGTGCTCCCGGAGCTCCGTGATGACCACCATTGGATGCGCCGCGCTACGTCTAGGGTTTGGGAGAAATTGCTGCGTTTGCGCGCGATTACCAGAGGCTTTTGCGAGGAGGAAGCCTTGGAGTCGGAGGAACGAAGGCTTCGCCTGCGCCGGAGCTAAacgaggaggggaggagaagaGGTTTTTGAGAGGTTCTAGAACATCGGGGCGGATGTTGGTGGGGCCGGCTTATCAGtgagtgacatgtggggccgTTACGCCGGTGGGACCCACAGGTCGGTGAATATCAAGCGGCACGTGTAATGCGCCGGTAATTTAGCCAATCTTGACAGTTTAATCGGACATTAGATTTGGCTGTTTAGCATGTTACCGTGGAAACTCTTCAACTTCTAGGCCTAGGCCCCCCAATCATGAGCTGTCCTTGTGGCCCAGGAACATAAACTGTTAGGCCCAATCCATGGGATGTCCTATATTGGTGAGGTGAGACGAGATGAGCTCTCGGGCAGTGTTAGACATTTGGGATGGGAAAAGATTTCAAGGATACGGTgaattagcatataattaattaagtattgttttatattttaataaataacgttgttgactttttagcaaataattgatcatccgtcttactattttatataattatcaattattttgctGTGATCGCGTTGATTACcgtatgtattttaatttaggtcttactccctccgtcctaaaataaaccaatttttcactttttacctttaatttttgacacttcatcttatttaaatttttttgtgattggtatttttgtttttattagatgataaatcatgaatagtactttacgtgtgattaatttttttctaattttctaaaaatttctaaataagacagatggtcaaacgttggacacggaaaccgaagaattcgtttttttaggacagaggggagtaaatatttgtataaactTTTGAAATAAACGTTGCCCTTGTGCACCAGTGCACCAGGTACACgatcgctgccgccgccgccgccgctgtcacCATCGCCATCATTACCTTGCACGATCTCAACACCCCAAATTAGCCTATCAGATCGCAACACTCAGCGTAAGCCGTTACACGCTTAACCAATCAGATCGTATTTATACCGTGTCAACGAAGATCAGCACAAGCCTGCTGTGTCTTGCCCTGCTCCTGATGACGTGCAGGACGGAGAGCGGGATAGACAGCACCAGCCAGTCAGCCACCGGGTACGCCGCAACGATCGAATTCGCCGGCACGAACAGCCTGGCTCGCGGCGGCAAATAGGATTAAACGAAgtatgccatgccatgccattgCCATGCATGTCTGGCTGGCAAAATGGAAGTAGTTCGTTGATCCAAGAGGACACAGACACTACGTTAAGGACGGTAGGTCACTGTGCTGCGCCTTGAACCGGAGTAACTGCGTGAATCAAGAACGGGAGCTTCTGGTTGGTGGTGCCCATGGCGATGGCGCttccggcggtggcgacgtcgacggccACGACGCGGGGGATGAGGTCGACCACGGACAGCACTCCGCTCACCGCTCCGCCACGGCTGGTGTCGATCACCACGGTGcggcccgccgccgtcttcgAGGCCTCGCCGTGCTTggtcgacgccgtcgctgtgGCTTCTGCCTCCATTGTGACGCTTAGTTAGTTCGAGCAGAGCGGAGGCTGCTGTTCTGACTTCTGAACGAGGCAGAGTAGAGTGCACGTGCACGCTTGTGCGGCAGTCTGACAGTGTAATATATGCACGAGGAAACTAGCGAGTGTGGAGTAGGTGATTCTGATGTGAGTCCGTGACATGATCCGCGCCACCGCGCTCGCCGGGCGGTGCTCCAAGTTTGGTCGGTACTCCATTATAGGCTAAACCATCCACCATATTTCCCATCAGGCCCAACTTCATAGGCCGCGCCTCAGCGCCAATCCTCTGCCGGCCCAACTAGGTTAGGCTGCACGTTAACTGCGCAAGGCCTTGCAGCGCTCAAGCCTGCTTCAAGCAAAACCTGAAGTGTTTCGCCTACCGAAGATCAGACAATGGTTggccacccaaaaaaaaactaaccttATCCCCTAAAATTTTCCATCCTGCAGGCCAAAGGTTTACATCACCTGAGCAAGGCGTGTGAGCCCGTTGTCGTGACGACAACAAGAAGCTCATCACCTGGCCAGCCACTGAAGAAGCAACCTAGCAGCAAAGCAATGGCGTTGCCGCTGCTCAAGTCGCACGCTCCCTTCTCTGCTCTGCGCTCCGCGACCAGGGCCGAGCTCCATGGCCGCTGCCGTGCCACAGTACCGTACCATCCATTCTCCCTCGCGTTCGCTGATTCGTGCACAAACTGATTCCAGAATTCCTGCTGGATTTCACATACCTGTTCCAATTCTGCTGTTTGATTCGCAGCTCGGTGGATTCCAGGACCTTAGGTTCAACTCCAGCTCTTCCAAGGTGAAGGGATactctgcatttttttttctctttgaaaCAATCCATGGTGATTGACTGATTGGCGAGGCAAGTAACCGGATCTTGCGTTGCAGAGCTCAGCCGGGAGGGGTTCAGTGAAGACGAACGCCTCCCCGTTCGACGTGGTGACGCTGATGGTGACGATGGTGGAGCACGTCGACATGCAGAGGGACTACGTCGTGCACAAGTCGATCTGGCATCTCAGCGACGCGGCCCTCAAGAGCGTCTGTATGTCGCCGTTGCACACGCGCCTCTTTATTTCACCttttctgcttttttttttgttacgtctgaaactgaaatttctcattttttttctctttcctgtAGACACCTTCTACGCCATGTTCACAGTCTGGGGCATCTGCTTCTTTGCGTCGATGAAGGCAAGCACGCAGGATTGGAATTAGCTAGCTTGAAGCACTATATCTTTCAGTGGAACCTACTAGATGAAATTATATGTTCAGTACTATGTGTTATTGACACGATCTTTGTGTGGATTTACAGGATCCTTTCTACGACAGCGAGGCGTACAGGGGACAAGGTGGCGACGGCACCGTGCATTGGTACTATGATCgggtatgtatgtatgcaagTATGCAACTATGCAAGCACGTCTTACTGGCTTTCAGGTTTTCTTTGCACTTTAACAAAAGGGTAGAACATCCAGGCAAACTCAATTTCTGTTCTTAATTGCTGAATGCTGATGCTAGTCTTGGTACTGAGATAACCAAGAGTCCTGCTGAGCTTCGATGGTTGATTCTGCAGCAAGAGGAACTGGAGGCGGCTGCAAGGGAAGAGCTGTTGAGGGAGGAGCTGCTTGAGGAGATCGAGCAGAGGGTCGGAGGCCTAAGAGAGCTCGAGGAAGCGGCCAAAGAGGAGCAACTTGCAAAGTGACTGCATGTCAATCGCCCGATGCGGCTGCATTCTGTAATAAGGAACAGCGCGGCTGTGTAATAGCAGGACAATGTTCACTGGTATATACTGCAGTATTACGGTCCTCCCTCTGGtctaaaatattgttatctAGAATGGCATTTAATCCACCCTGTAATTACAAATCTGGATAAAAGTATATTCAGATTCATATACTATAAACATGATCAAATCTCTTAACAATTACCAACATTTTCTGAGGAGAGAGTGCTGAAGTAGCACTTTGAATAGCTCCTGTCAGTGTTGGCTCAGACTCAGGAGGGAACCAAATACTAGGTGCCACGAAAGGGCCGTTTGTTAGGGCTCTGAACTCTAGATCCTACCTCCAAACTTCAATTACAATGAGAGCTCCCACACCAATTTCATGAGAGCTGCTCCTGTGAGAGTTGGAGAGCAGATCAAAATTGTTTGACTAGTTTACTATGCTACAGAACTCTTAAAAGAGATGATATGAAGTAGATTGGCAATAATATCCTTATGAATTATGTGTAGTCATGATTAggctataatttaattatgtttcctTTTCATGTAGTTAAATActgattctttttcttttgaatttgaaCAACATAGCTATATGGTtagaaaatactataaatactatatgatagttaacacacaatataaatgtttagtaataatatatagcaGTATTTTCATgaacataaatgaaatgagCACAAAGTAACATGCTATGGTATAAATCTATTGTGTTGtgagcaccgccgccgagttctaCGCGCACCGTCGTCGCTACGAACTGCCCTGCGCTTTACGTACGGACGGAGACCGAGAGAATAGATTAGGGTATATACATGAGTGGCTGATTCgagtaattataataaaataataaaggatAGTGGGTTTTTTGGCATGGAGTGGGGCTGCGGAGCAGCAAAAACCCAGCTTCACCCTTGTAGTTCAATTTTTATGAGCATCTCCACCAACTCCGCTCTAATGAAATTAGAATCTGTACCATTTGACATAACTCCGGCTCCAAGTAAGTTAGAGTTGGTAGCTAGAGTTATGCCAAACGAGCCCTACATATACGTGAACACATTGTGCTCttctcttcgtcttatttttattttttcttggttttagCCTTTTAGGTGCATGtttttccaaattttagttaaataatcttatgtgtgtatatatatatatatatatatatatatatatatatatatatatatatatatatatatatatatatattctaccATTCAAATCATATCCCTAATTATTATAAGGGTTCTACGATCATACAAAGTTCTATAGGTTGCATAAgtcattttctttaattatttgCGATCTTATCCCCACCTAGCTCAcatctttattcattttacaTTTTGATGAAAGTCTTTTCTTATTAACATTAAtctataacaaataatttaaaaataattatattttggatggatAGATATAAGATctcaaatataaatgatacaacGGGGTGAAATGAACATGGTGTACTCCAGTACTATCTTTCAAAACCGCATGTGCTGTAGGCAGTGGCTTAACAGTGCCCTCGTGATTGGGATGCGTGGGCTCGTGGCATAATTTTCTTACAGAGGAAATAACCAAcgttatttgtttgtttatgtttatgtttataagttaaaatttaaatttttaatcttaaatttggagttgattttaaggttttttatcgaagttttattttctagcatttacttttagattttagatcgctaagaaatatgtataaagttttattaacaactttttatttgcaaaaatgtCACTTGACTTTCTTTATGAAAATTcgaacaatcacccctaaCTTCTACTATCTATATTTCGTAATGTAATACTCCAtcagtttcataatataagacattttaatcttgtttagatttatatgaatgttaatatatatatatatatatatatatatatatatatatatacagattatatatatttacaagttgatgaatttagacaagataAAAtgctttataatataaaacaaaggtaGTAGAACTTTGTAGTGCTGTTTAAATTCATACAATACAAATGAATCTTaatacatacacacactgatcaatagatgaatctagatataattaaaaaattataacatgaAACGAAGAAATTAGTTTTGAATCtgaacatatattatatattgatttaaaccaagcaattttttttcggaACAAAGAGAGTAGTGCAGAGCCAAGTTTCACATAaggattttagattttttttctgtttttttcaaGTTTCTTGCGACAAAATCTACATAAAAGTTATTCAAATGacattgttcaaaaaatatttttactttgtagtaattaatttagttgTTTAAATCCTAAATTAGTTAAAAAAGATACATAATTCTGGAGTCATTCAACCTCTGCTATCTCACGGGGCTATATTCTTTCTTCtagattttctaaaaaagaatCTCGATGTTTACGGACACGCTCTCTGAGCAGTACAGTTCTATATACAAGCTcattatctcatatttttgaaataaaaaattttcaatagaAGTTTATAAATACCTAtcataaagataaaaaatcatctttCTCTAAACACAGCCTCTAGCATGAGTGTAGCTAGGGGCAGTCCAAGTAAACATGCGACTGTCTCTATTTTGATACACGAAACCCCCTctatattatttctatatttatattatctttatattataactaTACTCATACTTAGGATTagttatgtttaaaaaattttacgtgCGTTATTACTTGTGGCACAGGACTATCCAAACGAAAATTTATGGACAAGGGGCTGGCCTCCGGTACCTCCCTGCGGACCCTGCGGAGTCGCTGGCCGGGAAGAGGCTGAAGGTGGCTGATGGAGTGATGGAAGCGTCGTCTGCGGTTTGCGGTTAGCTCTGGACATGTGCAGGCAGGTGAGGTGGGAGTGAGGCCGCGGGCGGCGAGACGAGTAGGTAGGGCTGCAGCCTGCCGGAGCACCAGAATACCAGATGGGCATGCGGACGACGGGAAGAGTCTGGCCCGCATCAACGTGATCgagacagagaaaaaaaaggactcCGTTGAAGCCTTGAAGGGATCGAGCGGAGTGAATGTGCTACTGGTTACTGGTTAGCGTACGTAGATTACTCAtttcaatttaaaatataatatttctagTATTTAAATCGTCTCCtaagaaatatatacatatatattatttaaatcttATCAAAATATAGAGTATCTTTTACTTATTTATAATTGTACTTATTGTATGTACGTATGTTTTAAATAGATAGAGTATTTAAGCTTGCATAATTATTTGGACCCAGTAAGataatgttttttatcatctttaaaaagTACCTTGAAGGACTATAAGTTTTAGTGTGAAATTCTTACACTTAAGATACAATatatctcgagatacaaaTTCTTTATACTAAAAAATGTAATTTGCTATTTTACTATACCAGCATGCTAAGAGATCGATTTGAAGCCGTCAAGGATAAGGAGACAACATATAAATTAGAAATCTGACATAAACTAGTCCTACTCGATTGACAGCCAACTTCCACTACACTTagtgtagtataataaaataagattcGTTATATCTAAAGTAATGGACGACTTACCGTTGTGTAAGAGtaccttaaaaaatcattaaataaGGAAAGTAATATAAGAGTACTAGACAAGGAAAGAAAGGACCAAAGAACTACCCTCGATCTGCACCGATATCCCGTCGCTGCACCTCATACGTGTATCATCTTGAGGTCTGGCATGAGAAGACGAGGCTACAGTGTAGCCAAAGAAAAAACTTGCCGGTCCATGCATCAGTGCGTCGATGAAATCGATCGCACGTACGTATGTACGGCGCCATTTCACACAGCAAGCACGGTTGCTGATGCCAAATTGCCGAGATGAGCAACCAACCACAGGCCGGCCGGCAAGTCATCCTTGGCTACACAGCCATGAAAACACCTCGTCTCCACATGCAATACCTGAGATGAGCTTATCACGTACCACACACCGCCTAGGAAACCACGCGCGTTGGCGTACTACGAGCTCCATGGATACGCGGACCGGGTAGCAGCAGTAGGAGGTACAACTCCTCACTCTCACTCACTGGGCAATGCCTGAAGGAGCGAAGGCTGAAGCTCTATGCGACGCGATCGAGCTGGGAAGAAGCACACGATCAAGTGGGTCGTATTTATATGCCGTTAGTACAGCGCACGGGGCAGATCAATCCAATCTGCGTCACTGTATGTTCCTTCACAGCTTTGAATCTCTGTGTCACACTTTGAATCTCTGCGTGACAATGGGTGTACAGGGCGAGAGGTTGGTGGGTGGGCGcctataaagttgaaaaagatgtgattttatttagagcaatttttctattttatccatgtttttcatgtaaaatttggtaaggaGGCTTCTTAAGGATGGAAAAATGTTCTCTTATTTAAGATTGAGTGAGGGTGTATTTTtgctagaatttttttagatttttttacaattgttACCTCCGTCTCGTAGTAATCATAACTTCTTAACTTTGCATGATAaatctttaaaatttatactggttaattttattatttatattataaaatattatcataaaaattaaataatcctTAGTATATCTCACAGAGACAAAACAAAGAGCCTAGCAATGGATGGAGAGAGCTAGCGGTACGTTCGATCGTTGCAGCGCGACACGCACGGCACGGCCCGGCCTGCATGGATTTGACGCCGCGGCACTGACATGTCTAGTACTGTACTGTACACTGTAGGAGTACTCCTATACCATGGCATGGAGCTAGGTCTGCTCTTCTCCGTATTTCTGCGCTCTCGGGAGTCTCCGGACACCGGTGATCGACTCGACTGGTGCACCATTTGCCTATGGCGCCTAGGATTCACGGTTATTGGGATAGGTCGCTTTTGAGACGCGCGCATGTGAACCGCGCGCCGTTCGCAGCATGCACGTCGTAGCTGGCTCGTTCAGTCGTGCGCCCCGCCGTGGCTGCAGCCAGGATTTCGGTGAAATGATGTGCCGAGGATTCTTCACAACATTACAATCCATCGCCCATGTTTGCCAGTAGTATTTTGTAGCTGCTTTATTTTCTTGACTTGTTAGCATaagtttaactattcatctggtcaaaatatatatttaattattacttatttttattacgattgaatttatttttagattaacttatatttttgtatttgtataatatttttgatgatcATACGTGCGTAAAAAGTCAAGTGTGTCATATATAGAGTATGGACTGAGTATTTGTTAGTGTGGTTTGCTAACCGGttagtactcccttcgttttataatataagatgtttgatttttttacttgtaatgtttgaatatttatcttattaaaaaattatgaaaatatcatttattttctttgtgacttactttattatcaaaagaactttaaatatgacttgtcattttttatatttgtactattttttgaaataagatgaatggtcaaatgttacaaccaaaaaaatcaaacatcttatattatgaaacggagacagTAGCATAGTATTCACGTTTTATATCATAAGATATTTTACATTGtatagaaatttataaatcattgtatatgttatatatatgcctatATTTATCGTtatccatattaatctatgaaGAATCAGAATatcatataatatgaaatggtaataatataaatattatactctccatttaatatataaacatttaaatttttgtacaaGAATATAAACGATTCATATACTATTGTTTGTCCTAACCATCATCCtctatttgaaattttacCATCTTACACATCCTCTCG is part of the Oryza brachyantha chromosome 2, ObraRS2, whole genome shotgun sequence genome and encodes:
- the LOC121053525 gene encoding LOW QUALITY PROTEIN: casparian strip membrane protein 4-like (The sequence of the model RefSeq protein was modified relative to this genomic sequence to represent the inferred CDS: deleted 1 base in 1 codon); this encodes MEAEATATASTKHGEASKTAAGRTVVIDTSRGGAVSGVLSVVDLIPRVVAVDVATAGSAIAMGTTNQKLPFLFTQLLRFKAQHSDLPSLTLFVPANSIVAAYPVADWLVLSIPLSVLHVIRSRARHSRLVLIFVDTVMMAMVTAAAAAAAIVYLVHCS
- the LOC102721335 gene encoding photosynthetic NDH subunit of subcomplex B 4, chloroplastic, which codes for MALPLLKSHAPFSALRSATRAELHGRCRATLGGFQDLRFNSSSSKSSAGRGSVKTNASPFDVVTLMVTMVEHVDMQRDYVVHKSIWHLSDAALKSVYTFYAMFTVWGICFFASMKDPFYDSEAYRGQGGDGTVHWYYDRQEELEAAAREELLREELLEEIEQRVGGLRELEEAAKEEQLAK